In Deinococcus proteolyticus MRP, a single genomic region encodes these proteins:
- a CDS encoding helix-turn-helix transcriptional regulator, translated as MKNRIKVLRAEHGLTQAELADRLDVSRQTVNALETGKYDPSLPLAFRLARLFGLRIEDIFQDEEAGG; from the coding sequence ATGAAAAACCGTATCAAGGTGCTGCGCGCCGAACACGGCCTTACCCAGGCCGAGCTGGCCGACCGGCTGGACGTGTCCCGCCAGACCGTCAACGCCCTGGAAACCGGCAAATACGACCCCAGCCTGCCGCTGGCGTTCCGGCTGGCGCGGCTGTTCGGGCTGAGAATCGAAGACATCTTTCAGGACGAGGAAGCGGGCGGCTGA
- a CDS encoding glutamine--tRNA ligase/YqeY domain fusion protein, giving the protein MTGPDPVSPAAADAPRVAPNFITEIIERDLESGKYPQVVTRFPPEPSGYAHLGHVFASFLDFQTAQQYGGRYHLRMDDTNPELATQEYVDAIADDLRWLGWDWGEHFYYASDNFGRYYEYAEQLIRQGDAYVDSVSGEEMAALRGTPDRPGTPSPYRGRSVEENLDLFRRMRAGEFAAGEHLLRAKIDLSSPNMKLRDPALYRILHVPHYRAGDWCIYPMYDFQHPLQDALEGVTHSMCSLEFVDNRAIYDWLMERLGFDPRPHQYEFGRRGLEYTITSKRKLRRLIEEGRVSGWDDPRMPTLRAQRRLGVTPEAVRNFAAQIGVNRTNRTVDIAVYENAVRDDLNTRAPRVMAVLEPLKVELTNLTEPQELTLPYWPHDVVALSPDGLLSLPSGERVPAEQAARTVPLTREVYIEQSDFAQNPPKGFKRLTQGGTVRLRGAGIIRADEVELNDSGQPVLIRASLQPEEVGAAGVIHWVSAAQAVPAEFRLYDRLFRVPNPEGENPEDPVSPLEAPDFDPEGMSHEGDAPVSGDFTRFLNPDSLQVRHGFVEPSVLGDPQDTRYQFERQGYFWRDPVDSREEGLVFGRIITLKDTWAKEAKKAAGSQGQNTEKKAEPKPRAQAAAAPDFSPAEQAEIERLRGLGVGSEDAIALARDPQLAEFFAAAGAGAHAGQVAAWVVNDLAGLLREGQVHEGQSRLNPADLPALAELLAGGSISTRIAKDVLARAAASGEAPAAIVEREGLKVVSDAGELRRVVEDLFAAHPAEAEAFRGGKAALQGFFMGKVMQATGGKADPKAVGAVLREAAEG; this is encoded by the coding sequence ATGACCGGTCCCGACCCTGTTTCTCCTGCCGCAGCGGACGCTCCCCGCGTGGCGCCCAACTTCATCACCGAAATCATCGAGCGCGACCTGGAATCGGGCAAGTACCCCCAGGTCGTGACCCGTTTTCCGCCGGAACCCAGCGGCTACGCGCACCTGGGGCACGTGTTCGCCTCATTTTTGGACTTTCAGACGGCGCAGCAGTACGGCGGGCGCTACCACCTGCGGATGGACGACACCAACCCCGAGCTGGCGACCCAGGAATACGTGGACGCCATTGCCGACGACCTGCGCTGGCTGGGCTGGGACTGGGGCGAGCACTTCTACTACGCTTCCGACAACTTCGGGCGCTACTACGAGTATGCCGAGCAGCTGATTCGCCAGGGCGACGCCTACGTGGACAGCGTCAGCGGCGAGGAGATGGCCGCCCTGCGGGGCACTCCCGACCGGCCCGGCACGCCCAGCCCCTACCGCGGGCGCAGCGTAGAAGAAAACCTGGACCTGTTCCGCCGGATGCGGGCGGGCGAGTTCGCGGCCGGCGAGCACCTGCTGCGGGCCAAGATTGACCTCAGCAGCCCCAACATGAAGCTGCGTGACCCGGCGCTGTACCGCATCCTGCACGTGCCGCACTACCGCGCTGGCGACTGGTGCATTTATCCCATGTACGACTTTCAGCACCCGCTGCAAGACGCGCTGGAAGGCGTGACGCACTCGATGTGCAGCCTGGAGTTCGTGGACAACCGCGCCATTTACGACTGGCTGATGGAGCGGCTCGGCTTTGACCCACGCCCGCACCAGTACGAGTTCGGGCGGCGCGGGCTGGAGTACACGATTACCTCCAAGCGCAAGCTGCGCCGCCTGATTGAAGAAGGCCGGGTCAGCGGCTGGGACGACCCCCGGATGCCGACCCTGCGTGCCCAGCGCCGCTTGGGGGTGACGCCGGAAGCGGTGCGCAACTTCGCCGCCCAGATTGGCGTGAACCGCACCAACCGCACGGTGGATATCGCCGTGTACGAAAATGCCGTGCGCGACGACCTGAACACCCGCGCTCCCCGCGTGATGGCGGTGCTGGAGCCGTTGAAAGTAGAGCTGACCAACCTGACGGAGCCGCAGGAGCTGACGCTGCCCTACTGGCCGCACGACGTGGTGGCCCTCTCGCCGGACGGCCTGCTGAGCCTGCCGAGTGGCGAGAGGGTCCCTGCCGAGCAGGCCGCCCGCACGGTGCCGCTGACCCGCGAGGTGTACATCGAGCAGAGCGATTTTGCCCAGAACCCCCCAAAAGGCTTCAAACGGCTGACCCAGGGCGGCACGGTGCGCCTGCGCGGAGCCGGCATCATCCGGGCCGATGAGGTGGAACTGAATGACAGCGGTCAGCCGGTGCTGATTCGCGCCAGTCTGCAACCTGAAGAGGTGGGCGCAGCGGGCGTGATTCACTGGGTAAGTGCCGCGCAGGCCGTGCCCGCCGAGTTCCGGCTGTATGACCGCCTGTTCCGGGTGCCCAACCCCGAAGGCGAGAACCCCGAGGACCCGGTCAGCCCCCTAGAAGCCCCCGACTTCGACCCCGAAGGCATGAGCCACGAGGGAGACGCCCCGGTCAGCGGCGACTTTACCCGCTTCCTGAATCCCGACTCGCTGCAGGTGCGGCACGGCTTCGTGGAACCCAGCGTGCTGGGCGACCCGCAGGACACCCGCTACCAGTTCGAGCGCCAGGGCTACTTCTGGCGCGACCCGGTAGACAGCCGCGAAGAAGGGCTGGTGTTCGGGCGCATCATCACGCTCAAGGACACCTGGGCCAAGGAAGCGAAAAAAGCCGCCGGGTCACAGGGTCAGAACACCGAGAAGAAGGCCGAGCCGAAGCCCAGAGCACAGGCAGCTGCCGCCCCCGACTTCAGCCCCGCCGAACAGGCCGAGATAGAGCGCCTGCGTGGCCTGGGCGTCGGCTCTGAAGATGCCATCGCGCTGGCCCGCGACCCACAGCTGGCCGAGTTCTTCGCCGCTGCGGGGGCTGGTGCCCACGCCGGGCAGGTGGCGGCCTGGGTGGTCAACGACCTGGCCGGGCTGCTGCGTGAGGGCCAAGTGCATGAAGGACAGAGCCGCTTGAACCCCGCCGACCTCCCCGCGCTGGCCGAGTTGCTGGCCGGCGGCAGCATCAGCACCCGCATCGCCAAAGACGTGCTGGCCCGCGCTGCCGCCAGCGGTGAAGCCCCCGCCGCCATCGTGGAGCGCGAAGGGCTGAAGGTGGTGTCTGACGCAGGCGAACTGCGCCGGGTGGTGGAAGACCTCTTCGCCGCTCACCCCGCCGAAGCCGAAGCCTTCCGGGGTGGCAAGGCCGCGCTGCAAGGGTTCTTTATGGGCAAGGTGATGCAGGCGACTGGCGGCAAAGCCGACCCCAAAGCGGTGGGCGCAGTGCTCAGGGAGGCCGCTGAAGGA